tatttgtattATTCATGATCTATGTAGTTATTAATAATGAAAAAACAACTATTTGTACCCATAAATTTTACGAATGTTGACAAAAATATTCATTAAAGAAGGAAACTAACGTTGTATCCATCAAAGATGGATTTCGTCCGACAAAAGTACCCAAATCCTAAATTTACgttgactttttaataaaattccaaAATTACCGTCACCATTATCTTCAACCCCTACTCTTTTCTTTCCCAAATCTTAAACACCTCCATTGCCATTACCTTAACCACCCTCTATTCTCTACTACTCCACTAACCACTACTACCGCCATCTTTTCACGCGCTGACGATGACAAAAATGACAAGGCAACCAGGTAATCCATCCATTCTCACGCAACGCTGCCACCTTCAATTGCAGCCACCCAAACTCCGCGGCGGCCCCAACGCCGCCTCAAGTCCAGTGGCGGAGCTTGAAACGAAATTTTGGGGGGCCAGATAGAAGAAAATTGTCAAGATACTTTTGATATGAATCCCATTTAAGATAAGCTCGTCTAACCTCATCTCTCTGATTTGTGTAATATTGTCAAATTTGAAGCCATTTTTCAAGGTATCGTTCTAAAGAATTAAGATCAAACTCATCAGATGTAACTCTTTAAACTTTTGAAGGTTGTATCTTACTTTTTTCGtgattcattaaagtagaagaactaTCTACAGATGTTGATATTATAAAAGTTATATGTTTTTCTTCTTGAATATTAGCTTTCTTCTTAAAAAATGCATCATCAActctttgattttttataactattttatataaaaatttgaatatatattcgataaaatatataaaaaagaaattagaaggacaaatattaaaatttataatatttattgaattttttatcaatttataacaataatatcaatacttattgaatattctaatattttttatcatataaaaattaaattaaaaaaacagtaaaatataaaataatattaaattacataaataaaaaatacctaattttttatatttgaactcaaaGGTAAAGGGAGTGTTGCTTATTGAATAGAGAGCTGCGAAATGCGAATACAGTCAATTCAGTCCAAATCCAATATGTTTTGaatgtttaaaactaaaaattattgtgcaataaaagcaagagatgaaaattaaactttagtattttaagtcataataaaatatttgagctaactgaactattttttatattttaaaaaaaatattactaatgtttttaataaaagtttggGGGGCCATGGCCACCCCTTGTCTGAACTAAACTCCGCCACTGCTCAAGTCCATGCACAGATCACCTATACCTCCGGCCAAGACCCCATCTAATGTCGCCACAAGATGGAGAAACTCTGAAAGCGAGACTGAACCGAGATCCAACGCACAAGGTCCCTTCCTGTGGTGCGATTCAACTCCTCCTAGATCCACTTCAAGCTCATGGACTCCATGAAGAAAGATCCTATATTTACAACCGTACAAATtacaaatttattatataattaacgAAGTTGAACAAATCTCctgtaattaataatttatttgtttCTATCTATATCCAAATTGAACCAATTGAGTGTATTCattgtttaaattttcttagaaatcttcaatCATATCTATGTTAGGATACTTGTTAAGTCAGAGAATGACTTCGATAACCACAACGGCAATGGAGGTGTGTGGTGTTGACCGTGACGAAGATGACGCATGGTTTGGGAAAAAGGGGGAGGGAAAGGGAGAGAGGGATCCGGTTGGAGAGGTGGTGTCGATGATCAAGTTTTTTGGAGATGAGTTCATGAAGATGGAAATGTCGTCATGGTAGCGGTGGTGGAGTAGCAGAGAAAAAAGAAGGTGGTTAAGGTGGTGGTAATGGAGGGATGTGAAAGTTTGACTTGGGAAAGAAGAGAGGGTTGGGAATTGATGTTGAAGATAATGGTGGGGGTAATTctgaaattttattaaaaagtcaacaTAAATTTAGGATTTGGGTACTTTTGTCATACGAAATTCATCAAACAACTTTAGTTTTCTTCTTTGATGGGTATTTTTGTCAGCGTTCGCAAAGTCCATGAATACAAATAGTTGTTTTTCCTTATCTAATAATCAGTTtgaataaatacaaaaaaattaagaaccactataatttataattttgacCAATATTTTTAGctatatacataatttttttagtttaataattcagtaatatatttttatattacatttttaaatattaatggcTAACGgctaactaaaaataataaaatctacaaATTTTCTACTATTCTTCATATACAAATTACACCATTTGTAAAAGACCtttaaatttgatatttacttttgctaataattttgttgaaagATTTAAACtaattatatgtattttttttgtacTACTAAAGCAAAGCAAACAAAAttaatactaattttttatcaatataaaaaatagagaaagctgattactttttttcttaaatttgatatttacttatatatataataaattaattttactaAATATATGTTTATTACAAATAGGTCCATATTTTTTCTACTAAATTTATACAGTAAAATTACTAGCATTATTGGGCCATCTTCTAATTCATTCGTTATAATTTTACCAAGTTAAAAGCCAAccatataatattaaaaactaatgtAGAAAAATTATTATAGTCACAAAAATGACATATTCTCCTTAATTCTTAAAGAACTTGTTTATACTTTCTCCACCCTAGAGAAATCCTTAAAACAAAGTTATTCATTGTAACTTTACGAGTTGCAACCCTAGTGGCCTTAGGGTACTGGATGCTTTATGTGACCACTTGCTTCTAACAACTTGTAAATTTAAAGGGTAAAAACTAAAGTCCATTAGCTAGAACTTTGTTTGGCACTCACTTTAGTACTTCTTATTAGGTACAAAATATAGAATTATTTTTCTAgagaaattaataattacaaaaaaatcggttattattttaatttttaaacaattatatCAACCATGTCCATGTATATCTCATCTGATTTGCATAACATAGTTTATATGTATGAGATTTTCAGTTTTTATCTCCAATCCATTAGTCTCTAGAAAAAGAATAATAGAGGAGAAGTTTTTCAACAGAAAGTGCAAaccaagttttttttttttcttaccaAATCCGTCATAGCTTAACACTAGCATTTATAtatgttgagtttaattagaaaataataactCTATTTTGATGATAACAAATATCATTTGGTTGGATTTAAAAgtctaaaataaatatttttaggtCAATTATTTGAAAGaacataaatttaatatttttgtgtaCTTCTATGTACTCccataattttatacatatgatgattaattttttactcAAACTTAAACAATTTAAATGTATGAAATATAATCCAATTAAAAATTTGTCTGACaatcaaataattatttaaaattattattatatataataatttaattatatttatttgaaatatatataaataataacttGATAACTAAggtatttatttataattctaaatatttttataaaaaatattaattttttaatttatttttctattttttattattgaatgCTTCTAATTTGATTCTTCTTTCACAAGTTATTTGGAGATTGTGATACTTTAAATGTTGTTTATAAGAAAAATTTCCAACTCTTATAATTACCAATCTGTTAATTTATATTCATTTGTACATATGTGATTGTTATATGTTCACGATAAATTACATATATGCTTATTATATCAACAAACAATTCTCACTCGCAAATTTAAACTTCATGTATTCGACAATAGAGCGACTTATAGCGATCCACTTATATCATTGTTGTGCTTTAGGACGAACTATTTCactagtttaaattttaaagtttggtTGAAGAGGAAACCATTTTTTAAACCCCAAATTAAGTAAATGAAGAGTATTACATAATACAGGGCATAATAATATTTCATCTCATACAATAGCATCTCACAGCAATATCCATTAATTAAACTCTTTTACATAGACAAAATTAACACAAAACTATAAGATAAAAAGGCCCTTAAAGAAGGCATCTAGTTAACGGTGACTTTTCCAACCATTCCAGCTCCTTGGTGAGGGGAACAATAGAAAGAGTAGGTTCCTTTCTCACTCAAAGTAACGCTATAAACCTCACCAGGTGCATTGAGTAAGTCTTCTTCAGACATTGAGATTTTTGATGCGTCCACTCCGCTGGGAATCTCGTCCTCATCGAACACAACATTGTGTGGAAAACCAGCATTGTTCTTGAATACGATCTTCTCCCCAGCAGTAATTGAGAAATCCTTTGGGATAAAAGCCAGAGACCCGTCATCACCACCGAGCAAGACCTCAATAGCCATGGCGTTGCTGGCTAGCACTGCGCTGGCAGCGGTGGCCACAACAGCTACTCCAACGTCCTTGAGCGATGCCTTCACGCCAAGCCTTGGAAACTGGGCTGCTGACACCTTAACTCCGGCGCTAACTTTGGTGGTGGCATTTGTTGCAGTTGCCTTTAGTCCCGTGAATGATGGAATGGTAACGGCTGCGGAGTTAGTGACTGTAGCCATGTTTGAAGATTAAACTTATCTGCCTGTGGTGAATTATAAGTGAATAAAATGAGAGACACGGAAGGAGAGTGATTCTTTATACTTTATAGCATTGAGGATTGGACGGAGGTGTAGATTGGTGTTTGTGTGGTTGAGATGCGCTGGAGAATGAGTGATATACATAGAGAGTGGGTGTAGTCGATAAGGATTCTGAGCTCTAGTGTCTTGTGTTATCTTATGAGGATTGTTGTTATTGGTCAGATGGAATGTTATCCTATGACGTGGATtagatttttttcaaattttatggTGAGGTTGAGTACAATCTTTAGAGGGAAATGTAGAGAGTAcaagtatcaatttaaaaataaattaaaataataaaattttaattagataaATGGAAGAATTTTGATTGTTTAAACACCATTGTCTCTTCTCATCCCATTAGACATT
The Arachis stenosperma cultivar V10309 chromosome 7, arast.V10309.gnm1.PFL2, whole genome shotgun sequence genome window above contains:
- the LOC130940239 gene encoding plastocyanin, yielding MATVTNSAAVTIPSFTGLKATATNATTKVSAGVKVSAAQFPRLGVKASLKDVGVAVVATAASAVLASNAMAIEVLLGGDDGSLAFIPKDFSITAGEKIVFKNNAGFPHNVVFDEDEIPSGVDASKISMSEEDLLNAPGEVYSVTLSEKGTYSFYCSPHQGAGMVGKVTVN